TTCCCGTTGCTTGATCTTAAAGCAAGAATCGTTGACGGTTCTTACCATGATGTTGACTCCAACGAAATGGCGTTTAAAATTGCCGGATCTATGGCTCTTAAAAACGCTAAAGCAAAATGCGACCCGGCTATTCTTGAACCGATCATGAAAGTTGAAGTAACGGTTCCTGAAGAGTACATGGGAGACATCATGGGTGACGTAACTTCTCGCCGCGGACGCGTTGAAGGTATGGAAGCTCGTGGTAATGCTCAAATCGTTAAAGCGATGGTTCCACTTGCTGAAATGTTTGGTTATGCAACTTCACTTCGTTCTCGTACTCAAGGACGTGGAACTTATTCCATGCACTTTGACCACTACGAAGAAGTACCAAAATCAATTTCAGAAGAAATCATCAAAAAATCAACTGGACAATAATTCTTGCCAGTTGTAACATGCTTGCTTTTCATGTAATCTAAAATAGGCAGACAACCTGCCTGTTTTAAATAAAAAATAAATTTTTTACACATATTAAGGAGGAATCATTCTCATGGCTAAAGAGAAATTTGATCGTTCCAAAACGCATGCCAATATTGGTACAATCGGTCACGTTGACCACGGTAAAACAACTTTAACAGCTGCAATTACTTCTGTACTTGCTAAGAAATCTGGTAAAGGTCAAGCTATGGCTTACGACCAAATCGACGGTGCTCCAGAAGAGCGCGAACGTGGTATCACAATCTCAACTGCACACGTTGAGTATGAAACTGATACTCGTCACTATGCACACGTAGACTGCCCAGGACATGCTGACTATGTTAAAAACATGATCACTGGTGCTGCACAAATGGACGGAGGGATCCTAGTAGTATCTGCTGCTGACGGCCCAATGCCACAAACTCGTGAGCACATCCTTCTTTCTCGTCAAGTAGGTGTACCTTACCTAGTAGTATTCTTGAACAAATGTGACATGGTTGACGATGAAGAGCTTCTCGAACTAGTTGAAATGGAAGTTCGTGACCTTCTTTCTGAGTACGATTTCCCAGGAGACGATGTTCCTGTAATCAAAGGTTCTGCTCTTAAAGCTCTTGAAGGAGACGCTGAGTGGGAAGCTAAAATCATCGAACTTATGGACGCAGTTGACGAGTACATCCCAACTCCTCCACGTGACACTGAAAAACCATTCATGATGCCTGTTGAGGACGTATTCTCAATCACTGGCCGTGGTACAGTTGCTACTGGACGTGTTGAGCGTGGACAAGTTAAAGTCGGCGACGTTATCGAGATCCTTGGTCTTACTGAAGAGCCAAAATCAACTACTGTAACAGGTGTTGAAATGTTCCGTAAGCTTCTTGACTATGCTGAAGCTGGTGACAACATCGGTGCACTTCTTCGTGGGGTTTCCCGTGACGATGTTGAGCGTGGACAAGTTCTTGCTAAGCCAGGAACTGTTAAAGCTCACACTAAATTCAAATCAGAAGTATACGTACTTTCTAAAGAAGAGGGTGGACGTCATACTCCATTCTTCTCTAACTACCGTCCTCAGTTCTACTTCCGTACAACTGACGTAACTGGTATCATCCAACTTCCAGAAGGAACTGAAATGGTTATGCCTGGAGACAACATCGAAATGACTGTTGAACTAATCGCTCCAATCGCGATCGAAGAAGGAACTAAGTTCTCTATTCGTGAAGGTGGACGTACAGTAGGCGCTGGAGTAGTAGCATCTATCCAAGCGTAAGCTCATTTCTCAAAAAAGCATCCCTTTATGGGATGCTTTTTTTTATGTTCCTTAAAACAGAAGGCTTAGCTGTGTTTTATTTATATAGAAGAACCCGTTTTTTATTATTGGTAATTCCCGATCAGACCTTGCTTTTACAGGATTGAGGGCCTATAATAGAAAAAGTGTGCGGCTGATGAAAATATTTATAAGAATAGCTTGCAATGGGCAGCTGTTTTTACTATAATAAGTAATGTTGGTCATTCATTTGCGATGATCCGGAAGGTTGCTGACACACCCGGCCCCATTGCCATGGCGGATGTCTGTCAGGTTAAATTTCCGTGGGAGTAATGTCTGTTTATCAAAATGGGCGAATAAAGGAGGGAAAATAATGGCAAAGCAAAAGATTCGTATTCGATTAAAAGCATATGATCACAGAATTCTTGATCAATCTGCTGAGAAAATTGTTGAGACAGCAAAACGTTCTGGTGCAAAAGTATCCGGACCAATTCCGCTTCCAACTGAAAAAGCTATTTACACAATCCTGCGTGCGGTGCACAAATATAAGGATTCTCGTGAGCAGTTCGAAATGCGTACTCATAAGCGTTTGATCGATATCATCGAACCAACGCCGCAAACTGTTGATTCATTAATGCGTTTGGATCTTCCATCTGGCGTTGACATTGAAATCAAACTATAAGAATTAACATATAAAAAATTTTAAACAATCAATAGGAGGTGTGACTAATGGCCAAAGGAATCTTAGGTAAAAAAGTAGGAATGACTCAAGTATTTGCAGAGAACGGTGATCTTATCCCAGTTACTGTAGTTGAAGTTACTCCAAACGTTGTTCTTCAAAAGAAAACTGCTGAAAACGACGGTTACGAAGCAATCCAATTAGGATTTGATGATAAGAAAGAAAGCCGTGTGAACAAGCCTGCAAAAGGGCATGCTGCTAAAGCTAACACAAACCCTAAGCGCTTCGTTAAAGAATTCCGCAATGTAGAAGGCGCGGATTTTGAAGTTGGTCAGGAAGTCAAGGTAGATATTTTCGCAGAAGGTGACGTTGTAGACGTAACCGGAACATCAAAAGGTAAAGGATTCCAAGGTGTTATTAAACGCCACGGACAATCCCGCGGACCTATGAGCCACGGTTCCCGTTACCACCGTCGTCCTGGTTCTATGGGTGCAGTTGACCCTAACCGTGTATTCAAAGGTAAAAACCTACCTGGACGTACAGGCGGAGATACAATTACTGTTCAAAACCTAGAAGTTGTTAAAGTTGATGCTGAGCGCAACTTACTTCTAATCAAAGGTAACGTACCTGGTGCGAAAAAGAGCTACGTTACAATCAATGCAGCTGTAAAAGCTAAAGAAGCTAAATAAGAAGGGAGGATACATCGATGCCTAAAGTAGCTATTTACAAACAAGATGGTTCTCAAGCTGGCGATTTAGAGCTTAATGCTTCCGTTTTCGGTATTGAACCAAACCAAAATGTATTATTTGATGCTGTAATCATGCAGCAAGCGTCACTTCGTCAAGGTAACCACGACGTGAAAAACCGTTCTGAAGTTGCCGGTGGTGGACGCAAACCATGGAGACAAAAAGGAACTGGACGTGCTCGTCAAGGTTCAATCCGTTCTCCGCAATGGGTAGGCGGTGGAGTCGTTTTCGGACCAACGCCAAGAAGCTATTCTTACAAATTGCCTAAGAAAGTTCGCCGTTTAGCTATTAAATCTGCACTTTCTTCAAAGGTAATCGATAATAACCTAGTAGTTCTTGATGCTCTTTCTTTGGATGCTCCAAAGACTAAAGACATGAAGCAAGTACTGACAAATCTATCCGCAGATCGCAAAGCACTTGTTGTGACAGGAGATTTCAACGAATTTGTTGCTTTATCTGCTCGTAACATCCCTGGTGTAACTGTTGTTACAGCAACTGGTGTTAATGTGCTTGATGTGCTTAACCACGACAAGCTTGTTATGACAAGAGACGCTGTGGAAAAAGTAGAGGAGGTGCTTGCATAATGGATGCACGTGATATTATTAAGCGCCCCGTAATTACAGAGCGTTCTACTGAAATTATGGCTGACGGAAAATACACTTTCGAAGTTGACACTCGCGCAACAAAGACTCAAATCAAAATTGCGTTGGAAGACATTTTCGGAATTAAAGTTGCATCAGTAAACACTGCGAACTACAAAGGGAAATTCAAACGTGTAGGTCGTCATACTGGTTATACTTCAAAGCGTAAAAAAGCAATCATTACTTTAACTCCAGGAAGCAAAGAATTGGACTTCTTTGAAGGAGTTTAAGATCAACAAGTAAAGGAGGGAATCACAAATGGGTATCAAAAAGTTTAAACCGATCACTAACGGTCGCCGTGGTATGACTCAGCTTGACTTTGCTGAAATTACTACAGACAAACCAGAAAAATCATTGCTTGCACCACTTAGCAAAAAAGCCGGACGCAACAACCAGGGTAAACTTACTGTTCGTCACCAAGGCGGCGGGCACAAGCGTAAATACAGAATCATCGACTTTAAACGCAACAAAGATGGAATACCAGGACGCGTTGCTACAATCGAGTATGATCCAAACCGTACTGCAAACATCGCGCTAATCAACTATGTTGATGGTGAAAAACGTTACATCCTAGCTCCTAAAGGACTTAAAGTAGGCCAAGAAATCATGTCTGGCGTTGGCGCTGACATTAAAGTAGGGAATGCACTTCCGCTAGCGAACATTCCTGTAGGTTCTACAATCCACAACATTGAGCTAAAACCTGGCAAAGGCGGACAGCTTGCTCGTTCTGCTGGTGCTGAAGCTCAACTTCTTGGTAAAGAAGAAAAGTATGCTCTTGTTCGTTTAGGTTCTGGAGAAGTTCGTATGGTCCTTCTAACTTGCCGTGCAACAATCGGTCAAGTAGGTAACCTTGAGCATGAACTTGTAAACGTAGGTAAAGCAGGTCGCTCTCGCTGGATGGGTATCCGTCCAACAGTTCGTGGTTCTGTAATGAACCCTAACGATCACCCACACGGTGGTGGTGAAGGACGCGCTCCAATCGGACGTAAATCACCAATGTCACCATGGGGCAAACCGACTCTTGGCTACAAGACTCGTAAGAAAAACAAAACAACCGACAAGTACATCGTACGCCGTCGTAAAAAATAACGTGTTTGTTCTACGGTTCAATCGAACCGTAGCGCAATCGCGAAGGGAGGTTCACGTATGGGTCGCAGTTTGAAAAAAGGACCTTTTGTTGATGACCACTTAATGAAAAAAGTTGAAGGCTTGAACGAAACTAATGACAAAAAAGTTGTTAAAACTTGGTCTCGCCGTTCTACAATTTTCCCGGAATTCATCGGACACACATTAGCAGTATATGATGGACGTAAGCATGTGCCGGTTTATGTTACAGAAGACATGGTCGGACATAAGTTAGGTGAATTTGCACCAACTCGTACTTACAAAGGTCATGCCGCTGATGATAAGAAAACAAGACGTTAATTGAGGGGAGGTACACAAAATGCAAGCAAAAGCTGTTGCTAAACAAGTGCGTATTGCTCCTCGTAAGGCTAGAATTGTTATCGATCTGATTCGAGGTAAGCAAGTAGGCGAAGCACTTGCGATCTTACGCCTAACACCAAAAGCTGCTTCTCCAGTGATTGAAAAGGTGTTAAAGTCTGCTATCGCAAACGCGGAACACAACTATGAAATGGAACCAAACAACCTTGTGGTATCATCTGCATTCGTAGATGAAGGCATTACGTTAAAACGTTTCCGTCCTCGTGCAATGGGACGTGCAAGCCGTATTAACAAGCGTACTAGCCACATCACTATCGTTGTTTCTGAAAAGAAGGAGGGATAAGACGTGGGTCAAAAAGTAAATCCGATAGGACTACGTATTGGCGTCATCCGTGACTGGGAGTCAAAGTGGTACGCTGACAAAGACTATGCTGATCTATTACACGAAGATCTTAAAATTCGTAATTATATCGAAAAGCGTTTAAAAGACGCGGCTGTATCCGGCGTTGAAATCGAACGTGCAGCTAACCGCGTAAACATCACGATCAAAACTGCTAAGCCTGGTATGGTTATCGGTAAGGGTGGTACTGAAGTCGAAGCACTTCGTAAAGCACTTAACGAACTAACTGGCAAGCGAGTACACGTAAACATCTTTGAAATCAAGCAAGCTGATGTTGATGCTAAGCTTGTTGCTGAAAATATTGCTCGTCAATTGGAAAACCGTGTGTCTTTCCGCCGTGCAATGAAACAATCGATCCAACGCTCTATGCGTGCTGGAGCAAAAGGAATCAAGACAGAAGTATCAGGACGTCTTGGTGGAGCAGATATCGCTCGTTCAGAATCTTACAGTGAAGGAACTGTTCCTCTTCATACCCTTCGTGCAGACATCGACTACGGAACTGCAGAAGCAGACACAACTTACGGTAAAATCGGCGTTAAAATCTGGATCTACCGTGGGGAAGTCCTTCCAACAAGAGGAACGAAAAAAGCGGAAGGAGGCAAATAATTATGTTATTGCCAAAACGTGTTAAATACCGCCGTGAACACCGCGGGAAAATGCGCGGACGTGCAAAAGGCGGAGCTGAAGTAGCATTCGGCGAATATGGTTTGCAAGCTGTTGAAGCATCTTGGATCACAAACCGTCAGATCGAAGCAGCTCGTATCGCGATGACTCGTTACATGAAGCGTGGCGGTAAAGTATGGATTAAAATTTTCCCATCTAAACCTTATACAGCTAAACCTCTAGAAGTCCGAATGGGTTCTGGTAAAGGGGCGCCTGAAGGTTGGGTTGCTGTAGTAAAACCAGGAAAAATCATGTTTGAAATCGCTGGTGTATCCGAAGAAGTAGCTCGCGAAGCACTTCGTCTTGCTGCACACAAGCTTCCTGTGAAATGTAAATTTGTAAAACGCGAAGAAGTGGGTGGTGACACTAATGAAGGCTAATGATATCCGTAACTTGACCACTGCTGAAATTGAACAAAACGCTAAGTCTTTGAAAGAAGAGCTTTTCAATCTTCGCTTTCAACTAGCTACAGGTCAATTAGAAAACCCTGCCCGCATTCGTGAAGTTCGTAAAGCAATTGCCCGTGCAAAAACTGTTTTACGTGAAAGAGAGCTAGGGATTACTAACGCTTAACATTGAGAGGAGGTTCGCACAATGAGTGA
This genomic stretch from Fictibacillus marinisediminis harbors:
- the rpsS gene encoding 30S ribosomal protein S19, yielding MGRSLKKGPFVDDHLMKKVEGLNETNDKKVVKTWSRRSTIFPEFIGHTLAVYDGRKHVPVYVTEDMVGHKLGEFAPTRTYKGHAADDKKTRR
- the rpmC gene encoding 50S ribosomal protein L29, with translation MKANDIRNLTTAEIEQNAKSLKEELFNLRFQLATGQLENPARIREVRKAIARAKTVLRERELGITNA
- the rpsC gene encoding 30S ribosomal protein S3, which produces MGQKVNPIGLRIGVIRDWESKWYADKDYADLLHEDLKIRNYIEKRLKDAAVSGVEIERAANRVNITIKTAKPGMVIGKGGTEVEALRKALNELTGKRVHVNIFEIKQADVDAKLVAENIARQLENRVSFRRAMKQSIQRSMRAGAKGIKTEVSGRLGGADIARSESYSEGTVPLHTLRADIDYGTAEADTTYGKIGVKIWIYRGEVLPTRGTKKAEGGK
- the rplC gene encoding 50S ribosomal protein L3; protein product: MAKGILGKKVGMTQVFAENGDLIPVTVVEVTPNVVLQKKTAENDGYEAIQLGFDDKKESRVNKPAKGHAAKANTNPKRFVKEFRNVEGADFEVGQEVKVDIFAEGDVVDVTGTSKGKGFQGVIKRHGQSRGPMSHGSRYHRRPGSMGAVDPNRVFKGKNLPGRTGGDTITVQNLEVVKVDAERNLLLIKGNVPGAKKSYVTINAAVKAKEAK
- the rplD gene encoding 50S ribosomal protein L4, with protein sequence MPKVAIYKQDGSQAGDLELNASVFGIEPNQNVLFDAVIMQQASLRQGNHDVKNRSEVAGGGRKPWRQKGTGRARQGSIRSPQWVGGGVVFGPTPRSYSYKLPKKVRRLAIKSALSSKVIDNNLVVLDALSLDAPKTKDMKQVLTNLSADRKALVVTGDFNEFVALSARNIPGVTVVTATGVNVLDVLNHDKLVMTRDAVEKVEEVLA
- the rpsJ gene encoding 30S ribosomal protein S10, whose amino-acid sequence is MAKQKIRIRLKAYDHRILDQSAEKIVETAKRSGAKVSGPIPLPTEKAIYTILRAVHKYKDSREQFEMRTHKRLIDIIEPTPQTVDSLMRLDLPSGVDIEIKL
- the tuf gene encoding elongation factor Tu, with protein sequence MAKEKFDRSKTHANIGTIGHVDHGKTTLTAAITSVLAKKSGKGQAMAYDQIDGAPEERERGITISTAHVEYETDTRHYAHVDCPGHADYVKNMITGAAQMDGGILVVSAADGPMPQTREHILLSRQVGVPYLVVFLNKCDMVDDEELLELVEMEVRDLLSEYDFPGDDVPVIKGSALKALEGDAEWEAKIIELMDAVDEYIPTPPRDTEKPFMMPVEDVFSITGRGTVATGRVERGQVKVGDVIEILGLTEEPKSTTVTGVEMFRKLLDYAEAGDNIGALLRGVSRDDVERGQVLAKPGTVKAHTKFKSEVYVLSKEEGGRHTPFFSNYRPQFYFRTTDVTGIIQLPEGTEMVMPGDNIEMTVELIAPIAIEEGTKFSIREGGRTVGAGVVASIQA
- the rplV gene encoding 50S ribosomal protein L22 translates to MQAKAVAKQVRIAPRKARIVIDLIRGKQVGEALAILRLTPKAASPVIEKVLKSAIANAEHNYEMEPNNLVVSSAFVDEGITLKRFRPRAMGRASRINKRTSHITIVVSEKKEG
- the rplW gene encoding 50S ribosomal protein L23 — translated: MDARDIIKRPVITERSTEIMADGKYTFEVDTRATKTQIKIALEDIFGIKVASVNTANYKGKFKRVGRHTGYTSKRKKAIITLTPGSKELDFFEGV
- the rplP gene encoding 50S ribosomal protein L16 translates to MLLPKRVKYRREHRGKMRGRAKGGAEVAFGEYGLQAVEASWITNRQIEAARIAMTRYMKRGGKVWIKIFPSKPYTAKPLEVRMGSGKGAPEGWVAVVKPGKIMFEIAGVSEEVAREALRLAAHKLPVKCKFVKREEVGGDTNEG
- the rplB gene encoding 50S ribosomal protein L2 yields the protein MGIKKFKPITNGRRGMTQLDFAEITTDKPEKSLLAPLSKKAGRNNQGKLTVRHQGGGHKRKYRIIDFKRNKDGIPGRVATIEYDPNRTANIALINYVDGEKRYILAPKGLKVGQEIMSGVGADIKVGNALPLANIPVGSTIHNIELKPGKGGQLARSAGAEAQLLGKEEKYALVRLGSGEVRMVLLTCRATIGQVGNLEHELVNVGKAGRSRWMGIRPTVRGSVMNPNDHPHGGGEGRAPIGRKSPMSPWGKPTLGYKTRKKNKTTDKYIVRRRKK